In bacterium, the following are encoded in one genomic region:
- a CDS encoding NAD-dependent epimerase/dehydratase family protein — translation MNILITGGAGFIGSSIADAYRERGHDIVIVDDLSTGVLENVPKGAAFYQMDIRDEGLADVVAEHNIDVINHHAAQIDVRRSVEDPRYDLSVNVLGSLNVIEAGLRNDVKRVIFASSGGAGYGEQEYFPADEAHPIAPCSPYGITKVTVERYLHYFHLVRGLTYTVFRYTNVYGPRQNPHGEAGVVAIFCDKLLEGDNPVINGEGLQTRDYVYVNDVVRANVMALDMEGSDTFNVSTNVETTVNTIFRVLNEGLGSPASEKHGPAKSGEQLRSVCSYDKIKQSFGWEPTVPIEEGLRNTLAWFRERHGEE, via the coding sequence GATGCTTACCGCGAGCGCGGGCATGACATCGTCATCGTCGATGACCTGTCGACCGGCGTTCTGGAGAACGTCCCCAAAGGCGCGGCGTTTTACCAGATGGACATTCGCGATGAAGGACTCGCCGATGTTGTCGCCGAGCATAATATCGACGTGATCAATCACCATGCCGCGCAGATCGATGTGCGCCGTTCGGTGGAGGACCCGCGGTACGATCTTTCGGTGAATGTTCTTGGATCCCTCAATGTGATCGAGGCAGGGCTGCGCAACGATGTCAAGCGTGTGATCTTCGCCAGTTCCGGTGGCGCCGGATACGGAGAGCAGGAGTATTTTCCCGCCGACGAGGCGCATCCCATCGCGCCGTGCTCCCCGTATGGCATCACCAAGGTGACGGTCGAACGCTACCTGCACTATTTTCATCTGGTGCGCGGGCTGACATACACCGTATTCCGGTACACGAACGTGTACGGTCCGCGGCAGAACCCTCATGGTGAGGCAGGTGTGGTCGCGATTTTCTGCGACAAGCTGCTTGAGGGTGACAACCCCGTCATCAACGGTGAAGGATTGCAGACCCGCGATTATGTGTACGTCAACGATGTCGTCCGCGCCAACGTGATGGCGCTCGACATGGAAGGTTCCGACACCTTCAATGTCAGCACCAATGTGGAAACCACCGTGAACACGATATTCCGCGTCCTCAATGAAGGCCTCGGTTCTCCCGCATCGGAGAAACATGGTCCCGCCAAGTCCGGCGAACAGCTGCGAAGCGTATGCTCTTACGACAAGATCAAGCAGTCCTTCGGCTGGGAACCCACCGTTCCCATCGAGGAAGGATTGCGCAATACGCTCGCCTGGTTCCGCGAACGGCACGGCGAGGAATGA